The following coding sequences lie in one Spinacia oleracea cultivar Varoflay chromosome 1, BTI_SOV_V1, whole genome shotgun sequence genomic window:
- the LOC110785524 gene encoding disease resistance protein RPS5-like, with translation MPRVIALVDSIFASVRNFQRVFHDLKRTREVVETVDNQPQNKRRKLVVEEASLSINSNYVNKIIGWLEKDGINIIAIHGMCGIGKTTLATQLYTLLLSHDIPCIDDVNATGWVSVGINFTVYQLQQKIANAFGLNLEDDKDLNRRAAILSTLLCRLGKCIIFLDDLWGDFRLEDVGIPKQCKLVLVSQLLDVCHVLRCQKVVKVEPLSEEESWRLFQQSVGGNSVPYSKDMQHCKKLVSQKCGGVPLAITALANCLNKVVDDDDDDSKSNGISITWLELHVLSRFKLSYERLNNIKIQKCFLCFALLYPKECDISREELIRLWIKERIIDDVPSLQVQYDMGHTILNKLLNSCLIETCQDKRRIKMHDLVRHMARDIRCHEKKR, from the coding sequence ATGCCTAGAGTAATCGCTCTAGTTGATTCAATTTTCGCTAGCGTAAGGAACTTCCAACGTGTATTCCATGACTTAAAACGTACAAGAGAGGTCGTTGAAACGGTTGACAACCAACCTCAGAATAAACGTAGGAAATTAGTAGTAGAAGAAGCATCCCTCTCCATTAACTCCAATTATGTCAATAAAATCATTGGATGGTTAGAGAAAGATGGGATAAACATTATCGCCATTCATGGGATGTGTGGGATTGGGAAAACAACTCTAGCAACACAGCTATATACTCTGCTTTTAAGCCATGATATCCCTTGTATTGATGATGTTAATGCTACTGGTTGGGTTTCTGTTGGGATAAACTTCACAGTATACCAACTGCAGCAGAAAATTGCTAATGCTTTTGGACTGAATCTTGAAGATGATAAGGATTTGAATAGGAGAGCAGCTATTCTATCTACACTTTTGTGTAGATTAGGAAAATGTATAATCTTTTTGGATGATTTGTGGGGTGATTTCCGTTTAGAGGATGTTGGTATTCCAAAGCAATGTAAGTTGGTTTTGGTATCACAATTATTAGATGTTTGTCACGTTCTTCGTTGTCAGAAGGTGGTTAAGGTTGAGCCACTCTCAGAGGAAGAGAGTTGGCGGTTGTTTCAGCAAAGTGTGGGGGGAAACAGTGTTCCGTACTCCAAAGATATGCAACATTGTAAGAAACTTGTATCTCAAAAGTGTGGAGGAGTTCCTCTTGCTATCACCGCGTTGGCCAACTGTTTGAACAAGGttgtggatgatgatgatgatgattcaaaatcaaatggaATATCAATAACTTGGTTGGAATTACATGTATTGAGTCGGTTTAAGTTGTCTTATGAAAGGCTAAACAACATCAAGATCCAGAAATGTTTCTTGTGTTTCGCGTTATTATACCCTAAAGAGTGTGACATCAGCAGAGAAGAGTTGATACGTCTTTGGATTAAAGAGAGGATCATAGATGATGTGCCATCGTTACAAGTACAGTATGACATGGGTCATACCATATTGAACAAGCTTCTCAACTCTTGTTTGATTGAAACTTGTCAAGATAAAAGGAGGATTAAGATGCATGATCTTGTTAGGCATATGGCTAGAGATATTAGATGCCATGAAAAGAAAAGATAA
- the LOC110785551 gene encoding disease resistance protein RPS2 yields the protein MNIRVPLLDSLLAMVKNFPDASCNGRLRSRAEYLDKHPETNNDHSQPHKRRKLQKSLCINSELVMKIIEWLRNDEITSIGVYGMGGVGKTTLATHLHTNITDNITDHIAWISVGMDFTVYQLQQKIIDAFNLDFRNDKDVIRRAGIIHAFLSCKRKCILFLDDIWGEFRREEVGIPKKCKLVIVTRLLDVCRMLHCQKLIKVEPLSEEKSWQLFHHTIGGYGVLDSKQDFSSVNSLRKLVYYESAGLPLAIVALANNMRKEVLENVDLISMRSSQLECMLSQLKLSYDRLNNIKLQTCFLYSALYPKGYSISKEELIRLWIGKGIIDDVPSLQVQYDMGHSILNKLLNSCLLETCQEDKGSVKMHDLVRRMALSISRDEFMVKDGVPSKLEFSENLNLSVASLIKSSISLIPCGISPKCTNLSILLLKHNPLEVIPESFFLHMRCLRVLNLSDTRITRLPSTIEALEELQVLDLSSCQKLKQVPPLSKLVKLKFLDLSETAVEQVPRCLEMLERLTELNLSSIPEPKQFPKGFLSTLYSLKSLSYHVEGIIHELQHLKSLDILDATFDNLSDLSIYVRSQHWRTLECFHLQVGKQITPRKSYSRGVSLHGCILNEKTLLIPDDIRELYVDDCRGFCSLSDILCHNNVSTLEICSISRCQDVEKLLTRGCIQNLQYLESLKVEECPQLKDLIVEEEVGKPAVIDLPQLKELVLTSLPQLNNIYEGRLVCTSLRLFTVMDCLNLKRLPFSYTKDGLCSPNFWIWNIVGA from the exons ATGAACATCAGAGTACCTTTACTTGATTCATTATTGGCCATGGTAAAGAATTTCCCTGATGCATCATGTAATGGAAGGCTCAGAAGCAGAGCTGAGTATCTTGATAAGCATCCTGAAACAAACAATGATCATTCACAACCTCATAAACGCAGAAAACTGCAGAAATCCCTGTGCATCAATTCTGAGCTTGTTATGAAGATAATTGAATGGTTAAGAAACGATGAGATAACTTCCATTGGTGTTTATGGAATGGGTGGGGTCGGAAAAACCACCCTTGCAACACATCTCCACACCAATATTACTGATAATATTACTGATCATATTGCTTGGATCTCTGTTGGGATGGATTTTACTGTATACCAATTACAGCAGAAAATTATCGACGCTTTCAACCTTGATTTTCGGAATGATAAGGATGTGATCAGAAGAGCGGGAATCATACATGCATTTTTGTCCTGCAAAAGAAAATGCATACTCTTCCTTGATGATATATGGGGTGAATTTCGCCGTGAGGAAGTTGGCATTCCCAAGAAATGCAAACTGGTTATTGTTACTCGTTTACTGGATGTTTGTCGTATGCTTCATTGCCAGAAACTCATTAAAGTTGAGCCACTCTCAGAGGAAAAGAGTTGGCAGCTGTTTCACCATACAATAGGAGGATATGGTGTTTTAGATTCCAAACAAGACTTCTCTTCTGTAAACTCTCTTAGGAAGCTTGTGTATTATGAGTCTGCAGGTCTCCCTCTTGCTATAGTTGCATTGGCCAACAACATGAGGAAGGAAGTCCTTGAAAATGTTGATCTCATTTCTATGAGGTCGTCCCAGTTGGAATGTATGCTCAGTCAATTGAAGTTGTCTTATGATAGATTGAACAACATCAAGTTACAGACTTGTTTCTTGTATTCTGCATTATACCCTAAAGGTTATTCCATCAGTAAAGAAGAGTTAATACGTCTTTGGATTGGAAAGGGGATCATAGATGATGTGCCATCGTTACAAGTACAGTACGATATGGGCCATTCGATCTTGAACAAGCTTCTCAACTCTTGTTTGCTGGAAACTTGTCAAGAAGATAAAGGGAGTGTTAAGATGCATGATCTTGTTAGGCGTATGGCTCTTTCCATTTCCAGAGATGAGTTCATGGTGAAAGATGGTGTACCTTCAAAGTTGGAGTTCAGTGAGAATCTCAATCTCTCTGTTGCTTCCTTGATTAAGTCGTCAATTTCACTGATCCCATGTGGTATTTCTCCCAAGTGTACCAATCTCTCAATCTTACTTTTGAAACACAACCCTCTCGAGGTAATCCCAGAATCATTTTTCTTGCACATGCGTTGCCTTCGTGTTCTGAATCTATCTGATACTCGTATTACTAGACTTCCCAGTACTATTGAGGCTTTAGAAGAGCTTCAAGTCCTAGATCTTAGCAGTTGTCAGAAACTGAAACAAGTGCCCCCACTGTCAAAACTTGTTAAACTAAAGTTCTTGGACCTCTCTGAAACTGCAGTTGAGCAGGTTCCTCGCTGTCTtgaaatgttagaaaggctcaCAGAGCTCAACCTATCATCTATACCTGAACCAAAACAGTTTCCTAAGGGGTTCTTGTCTACCCTATACAGCTTAAAGAGTCTGTCTTATCATGTTGAAGGCATAATTCATGAGCTTCAACATCTGAAATCATTGGACATTCTTGATGCTACATTTGACAATCTTTCTGACCTGAGTATTTACGTAAGGTCACAGCATTGGCGCACATTAGAGTGCTTCCATTTACAGGTTGGTAAACAAATAACACCGAGGAAATCATACAGCAGAGGAGTATCCCTTCATGGCTGTATCTTGAATGAAAAAACTCTGCTAATACCAGATGACATTCGAGAGCTTTATGTTGATGATTGCAGGGGTTTCTGCAGCCTATCTGATATCCTGTGTCACAACAATGTTTCAACCCTAGAAATATGCAGCATTAGTAGATGCCAAGATGTTGAGAAACTTCTTACACGAGGTTGTATACAGAATCTACAGTACCTTGAATCATTAAAGGTTGAAGAATGTCCACAGTTAAAAGACTTAATAGTAGAGGAGGAGGTTGGCAAACCTGCTGTCATTGATCTCCCACAACTGAAGGAGCTAGTTCTCACCTCGTTACCTCAACTGAATAACATCTATGAGGGTCGACTAGTTTGTACTTCTCTTCGGTTATTTACAGTAATGGACTGTCTAAACCTGAAGCGCCTTCCATTCTCCTATACCAAAGAT GGCTTGTGTTCCCCCAATTTCTGGATCTGGAATATTGTTGGAGCGTGA
- the LOC130466226 gene encoding uncharacterized protein — translation MENSNYPFVGSFTRMLNDDQFFINQMNIDYGTHTSLLDTCTSPITNHLQQEPIGLDELQFVSLNRNNVDSDGVDREGEDANEELHMVGDDIIVEEEVDEEENVVALGATVQEFSRLSDVNDDEVNKWITWISMVSYKPGAEFCVGQEFSNKGALNEAVTSYSIKKNQRFIVLESRPHTVTFKCGRKPIGCSWKLRGSQKSYSSDVFTIVSYQGPHDSTCVSDILQLDHRNMDSKFISYHIRNLVEADISIKVRVLIEVIKQQYHFTISYKKAWLAKQKAIAYIFGDWEESFQILPHFMQEMKKANPGTVVHFANHRTADPNFEIFQRVFWAFGPSIQGFQHCRPIITIDGTHLYGKYKGTLLIAMSVDANNQIFPLAFAIVEGENGDSWPWFMACIRRFVTQRTGLCVLSDRHLGIMKAMTQDNSGWTEPYAYHRFCIRHLTSNVNTEFKNRELKNKVGWTAFQHQKKKFDYGLNMIAKMNEKAREYIGKINASKWSLCHDGGYRYGLKTTNLAEVFNNVLKGARFLPITALVKLTFYRVNSYFVERRRLSKKRLLDGHAYTIKVTKDLDTNTEKAMHHKVDIFHHEHGIYQVTTGRGDRADRKGGHSHTVNFSLKTCTCNKLQIYKIPCSHVLACCRAYSLSPSQFIDPYFTSGEYVGTYNARFFPIPDKDYWSPYNGPKVVADTDQKRTKGRPPSKRLRNEMDESVRGKVTCSICRQKGHNKKTCSLRSHDLHGGSSTSTSRTT, via the exons ATGGAAAACTCAAATTATCCATTCGTTGGGTCATTTACACGGATGCTCAACGATGACCAATTTTTTATAAATCAAATGAATATTGATTATGGAACTCATACCAGTCTTTTGGATACTTGTACATCTCCTATTACCAACCACCTGCAACAAGAACCAATAGGATTAGATGAGCTTCAATTTGTGTCTTTGAATCGTAATAATGTTGATAGTGATGGAGTAGACAGAGAAGGAGAAGATGCCAATGAAGAACTACATATGGTTGGTGATGATATCATTGTAGAGGAGGAAGTAGATGAAGAAGAAAATGTTGTGGCATTAGGTGCTACGGTTCAAGAGTTTTCCCGTTTAAGTGATGTTAATGATGATGAAGTAAACAAATGGATTACTTGGATTTCTATGGTGTCTTACAAACCAGGTGCTGAATTTTGTGTCGGACAAGAATTTTCCAACAAAGGTGCATTGAATGAGGCTGTTACTAGCTActctataaaaaaaaatcaacgtTTTATTGTACTTGAGTCTAGACCTCACACAGTCACGTTCAAGTGTGGCCGGAAACCAATTGGGTGTTCTTGGAAGCTCAGAGGTTCACAGAAGAGTTATTCTTCTGATGTGTTTACAATTGTATCCTACCAAGGTCCTCATGATTCCACATGCGTCAGCGACATTCTTCAACTAGATCATCGAAACATGGACTCTAAATTCATTAGTTACCATATAAGGAATCTTGTGGAGGCAGATATTTCCATTAAAGTTCGTGTCCTAATTGAGGTTATCAAGCAACAATATCATTTCACAATCTCATATAAGAAGGCTTGGCTCGCAAAACAAAAGGCAATAGCTTATATATTTGGTGATTGGGAGGAGTCCTTTCAAATACTCCCGCACTTTATGCAAGAAATGAAGAAAGCTAATCCAGGGACTGTTGTGCACTTTGCTAACCATCGAACTGCAGATCCCAATTTTGAGATTTTTCAAAGAGTATTCTGGGCATTTGGACCCTCAATACAGGGCTTCCAACATTGTCGACCCATTATCACTATCGATGGGACTCACTTGTATGGAAAATATAAGGGGACACTTCTAATAGCTATGAGTGTTGATGCTAACAACCAAATATTTCCCCTTGCTTTTGCCATCGTCGAAGGAGAAAATGGTGATAGTTGGCCATGGTTTATGGCATGTATTAGGAGATTTGTGACACAACGAACTGGATTGTGTGTACTTTCAGACCGACATTTGGGTATCATGAAAGCTATGACTCAAGATAATAGTGGTTGGACCGAGCCATATGCGTACCATAGATTTTGCATTCGTCACTTGACTTCAAATGTCAATACGGAATTCAAAAACAGAGAGTTGAAAAACAAAGTTGGTTGGACAGCTTTCCAACATCAAAAGAAGAAATTTGATTATGGTTTGAATATGATAGCGAAAATGAATGAGAAGGCTCGTGAATATATAGGAAAGATTAATGCTTCAAAGTGGTCACTTTGTCACGATGGAGGCTATAGATATGGCCTCAAAACAACCAACTTAGCAGAGGTGTTCAACAATGTACTTAAGGGAGCTCGTTTCTTGCCAATCACGGCACTTGTGAAGCTTACTTTCTATCGAGTTAACTCATATTTTGTGGAGCGACGTCGATTGTCAAAGAAAAGGTTGTTAGATGGTCATGCATATACTATAAAAGTAACTAAGGACTTGGATACTAATACAGAAAAAGCTATGCACCACAAGGTTGATATTTTTCATCATGAACATGGAATTTATCAGGTTACAACGGGTCGTGGTGATAGGGCTGATAGAAAGGGTGGTCATTCCCACACTGTCAATTTCAGCTTGAAGACTTGTACATGTAACAAACTTCAAATTTACAAAATCCCATGTTCTCACGTGCTTGCTTGTTGTAGAGCATACAGCCTCTCCCCCTCTCAATTCATTGATCCTTATTTCACATCTGGAGAATATGTGGGAACTTATAATGCTAGATTTTTTCCCATTCCTGACAAAGACTATTGGTCGCCTTACAATGGACCTAAAGTAGTTGCTGATACTGATCAGAAACGCACTAAGGGGCGACCTCCGTCTAAACGGTTACGGAATGAGATGGACGAATCAGTTCGAGGGAAAGTAACATGTAGTATATGTAGACAGAAAGGTCATAATAAGAAAACGTGTTCATTAAG ATCACATGATTTGCATGGAGGTTCATCAACATCTACATCTCGGACAACGTAA